One Triticum dicoccoides isolate Atlit2015 ecotype Zavitan chromosome 5B, WEW_v2.0, whole genome shotgun sequence genomic window carries:
- the LOC119313043 gene encoding COP1-interacting protein 7-like, with the protein MRPEARLDSAAFQLTPTRTRCDLVVVSNGRKEKIASGLLNPFVAHLKVAQEQIAKGGYTILLQPDPGADAPWFTRGTIQRFVRFVSTPEVLERVTTIESEILQLHDAIAVQNNANIGLKSADAHNVDSSMEGSKTSYDPDGDKALVLYKPDTHPASPLQNDTGAHEEHSKVQLLRVLETRKTVLRKEQAMAFARAVAAGFDIDNLIYLISFAERFGASRLMKACTQFIDLWRQKHETGQWIDVEPEAMSARSEFPPFNAAGIMLMGDKETMSVSNGDTNGEDAAKADHRTPQHPGAPHHGPYQSGYPPWAMHPPYPMQGMPPYYPGANPYYPPPYPPTDDPRYNRSERRLSRRHSADSKDFDNSDDESDDQSGSERESSHGRKSSKKGNRSGKKKSNVIVIRNVNVTSRKKHGSSESESQSGSDVASEDSDDSHRKSSKRNHHKRSSSKKKGDKKTTAESEDEYTKDGMSNGQQDGDQGNWNAFQNFLLRDEEKTRDHNDGDMFASEREAAPPRRKETTRSIDDPILLSERGSADVNERHAMSFSSANGRLRARQMMSGDELMMSAEGRSFVDGGMKEIEAGGGGYRRGANDDFMVYGHDNSMDRRSSLDPLAEAHYKRPTPLEEKKNVHSMGDESFMIPVTSNSQDNLGAAGRTAIDIDAELGSSVQKTSDAKAGAELFYEPDELIPERGFEDVSFGYDPSMDYDSHMQIQRDVSVEDANAEDLSVCVEGEEKMPGKDKKLRGSQEGLDKRRKDASARRLSAPKGPLTDAQKRAQNLRAYKAGLQKEKKELEAEQMKRLERLKQEREKRIAARSGASNPQKTAAKASAVSKSTSSLAEMKKEKSGGGGTTESLIERLKKLAQPKTNASTLNPKSATADHPRRRSLPQ; encoded by the exons ATGAGGCCGGAGGCGAGGCTCGATTCGGCGGCGTTCCAGCTCACCCCCACCCGCACCAG GTGTGATTTGGTTGTGGTGTCCAATGGGAGGAAGGAGAAGATCGCCTCCGGCCTGCTCAACCCCTTCGTCGCCCACCTCAAGGTCGCCCAGGAGCAGATCGCCAAGGGAGGCTACACCATCCTGCTCCAGCCGGATCCGGGTGCCGACGCGCCATGGTTCACCAGGGGCACCATCCAGAGGTTCGTCCGGTTCGTGAGCACGCCGGAGGTCCTGGAGCGGGTCACCACCATCGAGTCCGAGATACTGCAGCTCCACGACGCCATCGCTGTCCAGAACAATGCAAATATTGGCCTCAAATCT GCAGACGCCCATAATGTGGACTCCTCCATGGAAG GTAGCAAGACAAGTTATGATCCTGATGGTGATAAGGCACTCGTCCTGTACAAG CCTGACACGCATCCAGCATCTCCCCTGCAGAATGACACTGGAGCGCATGAGGAGCATTCAAA AGTTCAGCTTCTCAGAGTGCTGGAGACTCGCAAGACTGTCTTACGTAAAGAGCAGGCTATGGCCTTTGCACGTGCTGTAGCTGCTGGGTTTGATATAGACAACCTGATATATTTGATCTCGTTCGCAGAGCGTTTTGGTGCTTCACGCTTGAT GAAGGCATGCACACAGTTCATTGATTTGTGGAGGCAAAAACATGAAACTGGACAGTGGATTGATGTTGAACCTGAAGCAATGTCTGCACGCTCTGAATTTCCTCCCTTCAATGCTGCTGGCATTATGTTAATGGGAGATAAGGAAACAATGTCTGTCTCTAATGGAGATACAAATGGCGAAGATGCTGCTAAAGCTG ATCATAGGACACCTCAGCACCCAGGAGCTCCCCATCATGGTCCATATCAATCAGGATATCCACCATGGGCAATGCATCCTCCTTACCCCATGCAAGGCATGCCACCATACTACCCTGGGGCGAACCCATATTACCCTCCTCCCTACCCCCCAACGGATGATCCCAGGTACAACCGTTCAGAAAGGAGACTATCAAGGAGGCACTCAGCAGATAGCAAGGACTTTGACAACtccgatgatgaaagtgatgaccaAAGTGGTTCAGAGAGGGAGAGCTCTCATGGCCGCAAGTCGAGTAAAAAGGGCAATCGCTCGGGCAAGAAGAAATCTAATGTAATTGTCATACGGAATGTAAATGTAACATCAAGGAAGAAGCATGGGTCATCAGAGAGCGAGTCGCAATCAGGCTCTGATGTGGCATCAGAGGATAGTGATGATTCACACAGAAAATCCAGCAAGAGGAATCATCATAAGCGCTCAAGCTCGAAGAAAAAAGGGGATAAAAAAACCACTGCTGAGTCTGAAGATGAGTATACAAAGGATGGAATGTCTAATGGGCAGCAAGATGGAGATCAAGGAAACTGGAACGCGTTCCAGAATTTCTTGCtcagagatgaagagaagacaagagatcatAATGACGGGGACATGTTCGCCAGTGAAAGAGAAGCAGCACCACCTAGGAGGAAAGAGACCACACGAAGTATTGATGATCCTATTCTTTTATCAGAGCGAGGCTCTGCTGATGTCAATGAGCGGCATGCGATGTCTTTCAGTTCAGCCAACGGGAGACTTAGGGCCAGGCAGATGATGTCTGGTGATGAACTTATGATGTCTGCGGAAGGTCGGAGCTTTGTGGATGGTGGCATGAAGGAGATAGAAGCTGGAGGTGGGGGATACAGAAGAGGGGCAAATGATGACTTCATGGTTTATGGACATGACAACTCAATGGACAGGAGGAGCTCCTTGGACCCCCTTGCCGAGGCGCATTACAAGAGACCCACTCCTCTAGAGGAAAAGAAGAATGTGCACAGTATGGGCGATGAGTCCTTCATGATACCTGTTACCTCCAACTCACAGGATAATCTTGGAGCAGCCGGCCGTACTGCCATTGACATAGATGCCGAGCTTGGCTCAAGTGTTCAGAAAACATCAGATGCTAAGGCTGGAGCTGAACTTTTCTATGAGCCAGATGAGTTGATTCCAGAGCGTGGATTTGAAGATGTTTCATTTGGATATGACCCATCAATGGACTATGACAGCCACATGCAGATTCAGCGTGATGTCAGCGTTGAAGATGCAAATGCAGAGGACTTATCCGTTTGTGTTGAGGGTGAAGAAAAGATGCCGGGGAAAGATAAGAAGCTTAGAGGTTCACAGGAGGGCTTGGATAAAAGAAGGAAGGATGCCTCTGCAAGGAGATTATCAGCGCCCAAAGGCCCACTAACCGATGCTCAGAAACGCGCGCAAAACCTACGGGCTTACAAAGCGGGCCTTCAAAAGGAAAAGAAGGAGCTG GAAGCGGAGCAGATGAAACGGCTGGAAAGGCTTAAGCAAGAGAGGGAAAAGAGGATTGCTGCCAGAAGCGGCGCATCGAATCCCCAGAAAACAGCAGCTAAAGCAAGCGCGGTGAGCAAGTCAACCTCATCCTTGGCTGAGATGAAAAAGGAGAAAAGTGGCGGCGGTGGCACAACCGAATCGTTGATTGAGCGATTGAAAAAGCTTGCTCAACCTAAAACCAATGCTTCAACTTTGAATCCCAAGTCAGCGACCGCGGACCACCCACGGAGAAGAAGCTTGCCGCAATAA
- the LOC119306878 gene encoding phytosulfokine receptor 2-like — MNPMAKCYLMFFLLLAVLLPEARANSCHPGDLRALLDFVGSLNGRGVLFRATWSGAACCSWEGVGCDAASGRVTALRLPGRGLGGAIPGTSLAGLAQLEELDLGSNNFHNISGVLTVLRGCQNLTTLILTKNFGGEELPGDSIIGGFKSLEVLALGDCALKGRVPEWLSQCKKMEVLDLSRNQLVGTIPSWIGELHHLSYLDLSNNSLVGEVPKSLARLKGLATAGRSEGMTFTNMPLYVKHNRSTLGRRLNELPNVITGTNNVVRSGRNNVVSGNDNTVIFGDENTVSGNNHAVYGNHNTVSGNNHVVSGSKHVVSGSRHGVTGSSSVVSGFNNGVSGINHVVSGSNNVVSGSNNVVSGMNHIVVGNNKVVSGA, encoded by the coding sequence ATGAACCCCATGGCCAAATGTTACCTGATGTTCTTCCTCCTTTTGGCAGTTCTCTTGCCCGAGGCGCGCGCAAATTCGTGCCACCCCGGCGACCTCCGTGCGCTGCTGGACTTTGTCGGGAGCCTCAACGGTCGGGGTGTCCTCTTCCGTGCCACGTGGTCCGGCGCCGCATGCTGCAGCTGGGAAGGCGTGGGTTGTGACGCCGCCAGCGGCCGTGTCACGGCACTACGCCTCCCTGGGCGAGGTCTCGGGGGGGCCATCCCAGGAACCTCCCTTGCAGGCCTTGCGCAGCTCGAGGAACTCGACCTCGGCTCCAACAACTTTCACAACATCTCAGGGGTGCTCACCGTGTTGCGCGGGTGCCAGAACCTCACCACGTTGATTCTCACCAAGAATTTTGGTGGTGAAGAGCTACCCGGCGATAGTATTATTGGTGGGTTCAAGAGCCTCGAGGTGCTGGCCCTTGGTGATTGTGCTCTCAAGGGCAGGGTTCCGGAATGGTTGTCTCAATGTAAGAAAATGGAGGTGCTTGATTTGTCTCGCAACCAATTGGTCGGCACCATTCCATCGTGGATTGGTGAGCTGCACCACCTTTCCTACTTGGATCTCTCAAATAATTCATTGGTTGGCGAGGTACCTAAGAGTTTGGCACGACTAAAGGGCCTCGCCACCGCTGGGCGTTCAGAGGGCATGACTTTCACTAACATGCCATTGTATGTGAAGCATAACAGAAGCACACTCGGACGGCGACTTAATGAGCTCCCAAATGTCATAACAGGGACCAACAATGTTGTGAGATCCGGGAGAAACAATGTTGTATCTGGAAACGACAATACTGTCATATTTGGGGATGAAAACACCGTATCTGGGAACAACCATGCGGTATATGGGAATCACAACACCGTATCCGGGAACAACCACGTCGTATCTGGGAGCAAGCATGTTGTATCTGGGAGCAGGCATGGTGTAACTGGGAGTAGCAGTGTCGTATCTGGGTTCAACAATGGCGTATCTGGGATCAACCATGTCGTATCTGGGAGTAACAATGTCGTATCTGGGAGCAACAATGTTGTATCTGGGATGAACCATATCGTAGTTGGGAATAACAAAGTTGTATCAGGAGCTTAG